The DNA sequence CTGGAGAAACAGAATTACAGGATCATTTGATTGGTTTAAGAAAAACACAAGAGATTTACAGGCAAGAGTTCAGGTTCCTGCAGGGGAATTTAGCAACACAAACATTAAAAATGTTGGAAAAATGACCACCGACGGGCTTGAGTTTTTGATTAATGTGAATCCGGTAAAAACACAAGATTTCACTTGGGACTTCAGTTTTAATGTAGCTCATTACAATCCTAAAGTAACTCATTTTGATGATGTAGCCGATGGTTACGTAATTCAACAGGGAGGGATTTCTGGTGGAGTTGGGAATACAGTACAAGCTCACGCGGTTGGATATACACCGTTTAGTTTCTACGTTTACCAGCAAGTCTATGATTCTAATGGAAAACCATTAGATGGAGTTTATGTCGACAGAAATGGCGATGGTAAAATTAGTGCAGATGGCGATAAATATTTCTATAAATCTACCACACCAGATGCAACCTTTGGTTTCTCAACGAAATTTAAGTTGAAAAATTGGGACTTGTCAACTTCATTGAGAGCGGTTGTAGGGAATTATGTGTATAATAACTTCGCTTCTCAATCAAATGTTCAAAGTATTGCAACCAATGAATATTTGCAGAATATTTCAAGTACGACTGCTAATTACGGATTTGCGACTCCTCAATATTGGAGCGACGCGTTCGTAGAAAATGCTTCATTTTTGAGAATGGATAATTTAACTTTAGGATATGACTTCGGAGATGTCTTTAATAAAGGAAGTAATCTTAGAGTTTATGGAATGGCGCAGAATGTATTTGTAGTTACTGATTATTCAGGCGTAGATCCAGAAATTTTTGGAAATATTGATAACGGATTTTATCAAAGACCAAAAGTATATTCACTAGGATTAAACTTTCAATTTTAATAATTAAGAACAATGAAAAATTTCAGAATAAAAAATATTTCTATAGCAGTAGCCATTTTTGGAGCTTCTCTTACGATGACCTCTTGTATTAATGATTTAAGACAAGAACCTATCACAGAAGTTACCGCTGCAAGTCTTTATAAAGATTTTGGAAATTACAAAAATCTACTGGCTAAAGTATATGGTGGATTAGCAGTTGGTGGGCAAACTGGTGGAGATGGAAACGGTGATATCGCTGATATCGATGGTGGTTTCTCTAACTATATGCGTTTGCTTTACACCCTGCAAGAAATTACTACTGATGAAGCAGTAATCGGTTGGAATGATGGTACACTACCAGAATTCCACAAAATGACTTGGACTCCGACCAACGAATTCAATAACGCAATGTATTATAGAATCTATACAGAAATCGCTTTTTGTAATGAGTTTATTAAAAATACAACTGATGAGATGTTGAGTTCCAACGGTATTTCGGGAACGAATGCTGACGAGGCAAAAGTGATGAGAGCTGAAGTGAGATTTATTAGAGCACAAGCTTACTATCACTTACTGGATCTTTATGGAAATGTTCCTTTTGTAGATGAAACTACATTTGGTACGTTGCCAAAACAAATTTCAAGAGCTGAACTTTTCACCTATGTTGAAAATCAATTAAAGGCGGCTGAAAGTGAATTAAAAGCGCCGAAAGCTAACGAATACGGAAGAGTAGATAAAGCAGCTGCATGGTCACTTCTTGCCAGATTATATTTGAATGCGAAAGTATATACAGGTACTGATAGAAATGCAGATGTTATCGCGAATACCGAAAAAGTAATTAGCGCAGGTTATACATTAAACCCAACGTATGAGAATTTATTCTTGGCAGACAACAACCTTAATAATCCGGAAAATATCTTTTCGATCGTTTATGATGGATTAAAAACACAAACCAATGGTGGTACTACATTTATGGTTCACGCCGCAATCGGTGGAACGATGGATCCAGCAGCTTTTGGTGTGAATGGTGGTTGGGGTGGTCTTAGAACGACCAAAGCTTTCGTAAATAAATTTGAACCTTCTGACGTAAGAGGACGTTTTTATACAAGCGGACAAACTTTAGATATCAATGATCTAGGAAACTTTAATGATGGATATGCTTTTATTAAATATAAAAATATAACAAGTACTGGGGCTGCCGGAGCGCATGATAACTGGGTTGAGACAGATATGCCTGTTTACCGTTTAGCAGATACTTATTTAATGTATGCTGAAGCAGTTCTTAGAGGAGGCGGTGGTAGCATGAGTACAGCAGTTGGATACATCAATGCTTTGAGAACAAGAGCAAATGCGTCTCCAGTTACATTCATCGATCTCAACTTTATCTTAGACGAAAGATCAAGAGAATTATCTTGGGAAAATACCAGAAGAACCGATTTAATTCGTTTTGGTAAATTCACTTCAGCTACCTATTTATGGCCTTGGAAAGGAAATGCAAAAGATGGTATTGCTGTTGCCGAGTACCGTAATTTATTCCCAATTCCAAACAATGATTTAGTTGTAAATAAGAATCTTGTCCAAAATCCTGGTTATTAATTTTTAATAAAGAAACAATGAAAAATAATATATTTAAACATCTATTTTTGGCTGTTACCCTTATCTTAGGTTTGGCATCGTGTGATGATCGCGAAATCGTAACCATAGATAATGTATCATCGCCAATCGTGATGGATCTCTCTTCCAGTAGTTTAGTTTTAGACAAAAACTTTCCGGGGAATCCTGCGCTTACAGTAACGTGGCAGTCTGCAGTGTACTCTGTACCTACAGAGATTTCTTATAGAATTGAAATAGCTAATGAGAATACTTTTAAAGAACCATATACTTTAGCTACCGTTACAGGTTCAGAAAGAGCTGCTGCTTTTACCAATTTACAAATGAATGATGCAGCGGCGGCAATCGGTTTAGCACCAAATGTATCAACTAAAATGTTTATCAGAGTAATCTCTTATTTGGGATCTGGTCAATCTTTAGCAGAGACCTCTAATGTTACTTCATTAATGATTACTCCTTATGTTTTAACTTATCCTAGTTTCTATATCGTTGGATCAGCTTCTTATGTTGGATGGACTCCGGAGAAAGCACAAATTTTATATAAAAAAGATAACCTTTCTTATATCTACACTAATTTACAAAGTGGTGAAAACTTTAGATTCTTAGGCCAATTAGCTTGGGATGGTAAAAACTACGCTTTAAATACTGCTGGTACGAAAGCAAGTAATCAATATTTCAATCAATGGAGTGATGTTTTCACCAAGCCAGATGGTGATGATGAAAATATTAAATTCATAGGTGCAACAGGAGTTTATAAAATCACAATCAATGCAACATTAGGTGTTCAAACCATTGAAGCAAAACCATCAGTAATTCCAACTTATGATTTCCCAGAAATTTATTTGGTAGGAAATATTGCAGGTAATGGATGGAGTCCAGAGAATGGAGTAGCCATGACTACTGTTGGAGATGGAGTTTACGAATTTACATCAACACTTGCTGGTGATACTGAATTCAAAATTATAGGACAAAAATCTTGGGGTAGCTTAGATTGGGGAAATATCTCAGAAGATGGAAATACTGGTTTCGTTGGTCCAAAAGGAGATAACGGAAATATCAAATTTGCAGGTGATGGAAGTTCATACAAAATCACAGTAAATCTAAAAGCTGGAATTTATACGATTATCAAATTATAATTTTTTAATCCTAAACTTTTTTTAATTATTAATTAAAACAAAATGAAAAATATTTTAAAATTATTGATGGTATTTTTGTTGCCATTGCTTTTAGTAAATGCGTGTAGAGACGACGCAGATCGAGACTGGACTTCTCCAGAGCCTTCTTTCAAACTTTACGATACGACACTGGGAGCTAATGTACTTTATCCTACTATGGAAAATAATCCATTTATTTTGAACTGGGATAATGCAGTGAGTGGATCGGGAGGTTATTCGATTATGATTTCTTCAACTTCTGACTTTAAAAGTAAAGTAGAATTGGCGAAGTCAGGAACCAATACTTTGAAAACAACGATTGGTGCTTTGAATACTGCAATGTTACAAGCGGGATTAAGTCCATATTCTTCACAAACGGCATACCTAAGAATTGAAAGAGGAACGGAGGTTTCTAATACAATCTCTTTTGCTGTTACCGTTTATCCAACTGCTGGACCGGTAATTACCAATCCTACCGCTGGGTCAAGTTTAGTTTTAGATGGTTCAAATCCAACTGTTACTGCAACTACTTTCAAGTGGGCTGATTATACTTACGGTGTTAATGTGAGCTATAAAGTAGAAATGGCTGTAACAGGAACAACTGCTTTTATGCTTGTTGGAAATACGCAAAATGATAAAGAATTGGCAGTTTCAAACTTTGATTTGAATGAGGTGGCTTCAAAATTATCTTTGCCAGTTAATGTAGCTTCAAATGTGGATCTTCGTGTAACTGCAACTTCAGAATCTACTGGAGGGACGATTACCAAATCTTCAGCTGTCGTAACATTTAAATTAACAGCTTACCAGCCAGACTTTAAAGCACTTTACCTTGTAGGTGGTGGTACAGCAGTTGGTTGGGATGCATCGAAAGCACAACTTTTGTATCAAAATCAAAACATCTCAGAAATCTATACTTATTTAGAAAACAACGGAGAGTTCAGATTCTTGGGACAACAAGATTGGAATCCAATCAACTACAGTTTGAATGCTGATGGTATTAAGGATGATTATAAATATTTTGCTACTTGGTCAACTAACTTGGAAGTGTCTGGAGCTGAAAACATCAAGTTTACAGGAAATTCTGGAATGTATAAAATCACCATCGATCAGAATACAAAATCTATCGTAGTAACTCCTTCTCCAATTCCTACTTTGCCATCTAATATTTACTTAGTTGGTTCAATTCAGGGTTGGGATGCAACCAATGCAATTTCAATGACTCAGGTTGGTGATGGTATCTTTGAATATGACATCGCGATCTCAGATGGTGCTGAATTCAAATTTATTGGTCAGCAATCGTGGGGAGATTTAGACTGGGGAAATATCCATGGAGGTGGAAATTCCGGTTATGTCGGTCCAAAAGGAGATAACGATAATATTAAATACAATGGTGGCGGTGCAATGTATAAAATTACAGCCAATATCAAAATGGGAACTTATAAAGTGACACCACTTTAATCAGAACCAAATTCAAATAAAGAAACTGTTGCTTTTTAGCAGCAGTTTCTTTGTTTTTAAAGATAAAGATACCTGAAATAATTGTTTGTTAGTCGCAATTTCTCTAAATTTATTGATTCGAAAAAACCGTGATGAAATCTCCATAAATAAACTTTGCAATCACGCAATAATGAAGGTTGGTGATTCCATATGATTTTGAGAAAATAAATATCTACTTATGAAAAATTTTACAATATCCGCACTTTTTCTTGTGATGGGAAGTTGCATTCTCAACGCACAATCTTTAAAATCTCCCGACGGAAAGTTCGAAATGAATTTCCAGTTAAAAGCGGGAGTTCCTTATTATGATCTTAAATATCAAGGTAAAACGATAGTCGAAGATTCCAAATTAGGATTAAGATTATTAAAAGATGGAGATATTAAATTCGCTTCGGAAATTGAAACCTTAGCCGGAAAAGGAAAAGATTTAGATAATGGTTTTACTAAAACTGCAGAAAAATACGATTCCAAAAATGAAACTTGGGATCCGATCATGGGAGAAAAAAAATCTTATATCAATCACTATAATGAATTAGCGGTAACATTAGATCAAGCTTCAAACGACCGTCATATTATCGTAAAATTCCGTTTATTTAATGATGGTTTAGGTTTCAGATATGAATTTCCGGAGCAGAAGAATTTGAATTATTTCATTATTAAAGAAGAGGATTCCGAAATCGATTTACCGACCGATATGAAAGCTTGGTGGCTCGCCGGAGATTACGACACCCAGGAATACCAAACGCAAACTTCCAATCTGT is a window from the Kaistella flava (ex Peng et al. 2021) genome containing:
- a CDS encoding RagB/SusD family nutrient uptake outer membrane protein; translated protein: MKNFRIKNISIAVAIFGASLTMTSCINDLRQEPITEVTAASLYKDFGNYKNLLAKVYGGLAVGGQTGGDGNGDIADIDGGFSNYMRLLYTLQEITTDEAVIGWNDGTLPEFHKMTWTPTNEFNNAMYYRIYTEIAFCNEFIKNTTDEMLSSNGISGTNADEAKVMRAEVRFIRAQAYYHLLDLYGNVPFVDETTFGTLPKQISRAELFTYVENQLKAAESELKAPKANEYGRVDKAAAWSLLARLYLNAKVYTGTDRNADVIANTEKVISAGYTLNPTYENLFLADNNLNNPENIFSIVYDGLKTQTNGGTTFMVHAAIGGTMDPAAFGVNGGWGGLRTTKAFVNKFEPSDVRGRFYTSGQTLDINDLGNFNDGYAFIKYKNITSTGAAGAHDNWVETDMPVYRLADTYLMYAEAVLRGGGGSMSTAVGYINALRTRANASPVTFIDLNFILDERSRELSWENTRRTDLIRFGKFTSATYLWPWKGNAKDGIAVAEYRNLFPIPNNDLVVNKNLVQNPGY
- a CDS encoding SusE domain-containing protein, whose translation is MKNNIFKHLFLAVTLILGLASCDDREIVTIDNVSSPIVMDLSSSSLVLDKNFPGNPALTVTWQSAVYSVPTEISYRIEIANENTFKEPYTLATVTGSERAAAFTNLQMNDAAAAIGLAPNVSTKMFIRVISYLGSGQSLAETSNVTSLMITPYVLTYPSFYIVGSASYVGWTPEKAQILYKKDNLSYIYTNLQSGENFRFLGQLAWDGKNYALNTAGTKASNQYFNQWSDVFTKPDGDDENIKFIGATGVYKITINATLGVQTIEAKPSVIPTYDFPEIYLVGNIAGNGWSPENGVAMTTVGDGVYEFTSTLAGDTEFKIIGQKSWGSLDWGNISEDGNTGFVGPKGDNGNIKFAGDGSSYKITVNLKAGIYTIIKL
- a CDS encoding SusE domain-containing protein encodes the protein MKNILKLLMVFLLPLLLVNACRDDADRDWTSPEPSFKLYDTTLGANVLYPTMENNPFILNWDNAVSGSGGYSIMISSTSDFKSKVELAKSGTNTLKTTIGALNTAMLQAGLSPYSSQTAYLRIERGTEVSNTISFAVTVYPTAGPVITNPTAGSSLVLDGSNPTVTATTFKWADYTYGVNVSYKVEMAVTGTTAFMLVGNTQNDKELAVSNFDLNEVASKLSLPVNVASNVDLRVTATSESTGGTITKSSAVVTFKLTAYQPDFKALYLVGGGTAVGWDASKAQLLYQNQNISEIYTYLENNGEFRFLGQQDWNPINYSLNADGIKDDYKYFATWSTNLEVSGAENIKFTGNSGMYKITIDQNTKSIVVTPSPIPTLPSNIYLVGSIQGWDATNAISMTQVGDGIFEYDIAISDGAEFKFIGQQSWGDLDWGNIHGGGNSGYVGPKGDNDNIKYNGGGAMYKITANIKMGTYKVTPL